In a single window of the Candidatus Thermoplasmatota archaeon genome:
- a CDS encoding acetylornithine transaminase, translated as MDVAARWSKVMMPNYGAPSLILAEGKGVRVNDADGKTYLDFLAGLAVSSTGHAHPKVASAIAKQASRLLHTSNLYATEENLRLAERLVDATGYGKVFFCNSGGEANDFALKLARRRAAVKRGSGYRVLTCQNSFHGRSLSTVTLTGQPKYQKDFGPLLPEIQHVPYNDVAELEEVFAKGPVAALFIELVQGEGGVVPATQAYAEAAERLCREHDALLVADEVQTGVGRTGKFLASEIYGIRPDIVTLAKGLGSGVPIGVVLATDEVARVIAPGDHGCTFGGNPLSSAAALATLDVIDGEDLVENAAEMGALLQRRLREALGSAAREVRGHGLLVGVQFASPIAKAVKVTCEREGLLVGAIGDHVIRLAPPLVAKRGDVEEAVAILARAAKASA; from the coding sequence ATGGACGTCGCCGCGCGCTGGTCGAAGGTCATGATGCCGAACTACGGGGCGCCCTCCCTCATCCTCGCGGAGGGGAAGGGCGTGCGCGTGAACGACGCGGACGGGAAGACGTACCTCGACTTCCTCGCAGGCCTGGCCGTGAGCTCGACGGGCCACGCGCACCCGAAGGTCGCCTCGGCCATCGCGAAGCAGGCCTCGCGCCTCCTGCACACGAGCAACCTCTACGCGACGGAGGAGAACCTCCGGCTCGCGGAGCGTCTCGTGGACGCCACGGGCTACGGGAAGGTCTTCTTCTGCAACTCGGGCGGCGAGGCGAACGATTTCGCGCTCAAGCTCGCGCGCCGCCGCGCCGCGGTCAAGCGCGGGTCCGGCTACCGCGTGCTCACGTGCCAGAACTCGTTCCACGGCCGGAGCCTCTCCACCGTGACGCTCACGGGCCAGCCGAAGTACCAGAAGGACTTCGGTCCGCTCCTTCCCGAGATCCAGCACGTCCCGTACAACGACGTCGCGGAGCTGGAGGAGGTCTTCGCGAAGGGTCCCGTCGCGGCGCTCTTCATCGAGCTCGTCCAGGGCGAAGGCGGCGTCGTCCCCGCGACCCAGGCCTACGCGGAGGCCGCCGAACGCTTGTGCCGCGAGCACGACGCGCTTCTCGTCGCGGACGAGGTGCAGACGGGCGTCGGCAGGACCGGGAAGTTCCTCGCCTCGGAGATCTACGGCATCCGGCCGGACATCGTGACGCTCGCGAAGGGCCTCGGGTCCGGGGTTCCCATCGGCGTCGTCCTCGCGACGGACGAGGTCGCGCGCGTGATCGCGCCCGGCGACCACGGCTGCACCTTCGGCGGGAACCCGCTCTCGTCCGCCGCAGCGCTTGCGACGCTCGACGTCATCGACGGGGAGGACCTCGTTGAAAACGCGGCCGAGATGGGCGCGCTCCTCCAGCGGCGCCTCCGCGAGGCGCTCGGGTCCGCCGCGCGCGAGGTGCGCGGGCACGGCCTCCTCGTCGGGGTCCAGTTCGCCTCGCCCATCGCGAAGGCCGTGAAGGTGACCTGCGAGCGCGAGGGCCTCCTCGTGGGCGCGATCGGCGACCACGTGATCCGCCTCGCGCCGCCGCTCGTCGCGAAGCGCGGCGACGTCGAGGAGGCGGTCGCCATCCTCGCGCGGGCCGCGAAGGCCTCCGCGTGA